The following coding sequences lie in one Musa acuminata AAA Group cultivar baxijiao chromosome BXJ1-8, Cavendish_Baxijiao_AAA, whole genome shotgun sequence genomic window:
- the LOC135587784 gene encoding serine/threonine-protein kinase VIK-like isoform X2, with the protein MFVSGETRSPLADAEGAKQHGMIELLKAHGGMSFGHDGSHFEQKPVPPPLPNKCDWEIEPSELDFSTATIIGKGSFGEIIKAYWRGTPVAVKRILPSLSDDRLVIQDFRHEVNVLVKLRHPNIVQFLGAVTDQKPLMLITEYLRGGDLHQYLKEKGSLTPLAAINFALDIARGMAYLHNEPNVIIHRDLKPRNVLLVNSSADHLKVGDFGLSKLIRVKNSNDVYRMTGETGSYRYMAPEVFKHRKYDKKVDVFSFAMILYEMLEGNPPFPNHEPYEAAKLVADGKRPLYHSKGYVQELRDLTDHCWAADMNRRPSFIDILKRLEKIKENLSSDHHWSIFTQ; encoded by the exons GGACATGATGGAAGCCATTTTGAACAAAAGCCAGTTCCACCGCCTCTTCCTAACAAGTGTGACTGGGAAATTGAACCATCTGAATTGGATTTTTCAACTGCCACAATAATCGGAAAG GGTTCATTTGGTGAGATTATAAAAGCTTATTGGCGTGGAACACCTGTTGCCGTCAAACGTATTCTTCCATCATTATCAGATGATAGATTGGTGAT CCAAGATTTCCGCCATGAGGTCAATGTGCTAGTGAAGTTGCGGCATCCCAATATTGTCCAATTCCTTGGGGCTGTAACAGATCAAAAACCCTTGATGCTAATCACAGAATATCTCAGAGGG GGTGATCTTCATCAGTATTTGAAGGAAAAGGGCTCACTTACTCCATTAGCAGCTATCAATTTTGCCCTGGATATTGCCAG AGGCATGGCGTATCTCCACAATGAGCCAAATGTTATAATACACAGAGATCTAAAACCAAG AAATGTCCTTTTGGTGAATTCAAGTGCGGATCATTTAAAGGTTGGAGACTTTGGACTAAGTAAGCTCATCAGAGTCAAGAACTCAAATGATGTGTACAGAATGACTGGAGAAACTGGCAGCT ATCGTTATATGGCTCCTGAAGTATTCAAGCATAGAAAATATGATAAGAAAGTTGATGTTTTCTCTTTTGCAATGATTCTGTACGAG ATGCTTGAAGGCAATCCTCCGTTTCCGAACCATGAACCATATGAAGCTGCCAAGCTTGTTGCAGATGGAAAGCGGCCGTTGTACCATTCAAAAGGATATGTTCAGGAACTAAGGGA CTTGACAGATCATTGTTGGGCTGCCGATATGAACAGGAGGCCCTCCTTTATTGATATTCTCAAGAGGCTCGAAAAGATCAAAGAGAACCTATCATCAGATCACCACTGGAGCATTTTCACCCAGTAA